A stretch of Pseudomonas sp. CCC3.1 DNA encodes these proteins:
- a CDS encoding tartrate dehydrogenase, with the protein MSKTFKIAAIAGDGIGNEVLPEGLRVVEAAAKKWNLDLSIEIIEWASCDYYERHGQMMPDDWFETLKGFDAIYFGAVGWPDKVPDHISLWGSLLKFRRDFDQYVNIRPVRLFPGVPCPLAGREPGDIDFVVIRENTEGEYSSVGGRMFEGTENEFVLQESVFTRRGVDRILKYAFEVAKERPRKHVTSATKSNGISISMPYWDERTEAMAANYPQVTWDKQHIDILCARFVLQPNRFDVVVASNLFGDILSDLGPACAGTIGIAPSANLNPERNFPSLFEPVHGSAPDIYGQNIANPIAMIWSGALMLEFLGKGDERYQAAHDGILRAIEDVIASGPKTPDLGGKASTQQVGEAIAAALA; encoded by the coding sequence ATGAGCAAGACATTCAAAATTGCCGCCATCGCCGGTGACGGTATTGGTAACGAAGTACTGCCAGAAGGCCTGCGCGTTGTGGAAGCAGCGGCCAAAAAGTGGAACCTCGATCTGTCGATTGAAATCATCGAGTGGGCCAGTTGCGATTACTACGAGCGCCACGGCCAGATGATGCCGGACGACTGGTTTGAGACGCTCAAGGGATTTGACGCGATCTATTTCGGTGCTGTGGGCTGGCCCGACAAAGTGCCGGATCACATTTCGCTGTGGGGATCGCTGCTCAAGTTCCGTCGCGATTTCGATCAGTACGTGAATATCCGTCCTGTGCGTCTGTTCCCAGGTGTGCCGTGCCCGCTGGCAGGCCGTGAGCCGGGTGATATCGATTTTGTGGTGATCCGCGAAAACACCGAAGGCGAATACTCCTCGGTGGGCGGGCGCATGTTTGAAGGCACCGAAAACGAATTTGTCCTGCAAGAGTCGGTATTCACCCGACGCGGTGTGGACCGCATTCTCAAGTACGCTTTCGAAGTGGCCAAAGAACGTCCGCGCAAGCACGTGACCTCGGCCACCAAGTCCAACGGTATTTCCATCAGCATGCCGTACTGGGACGAACGCACCGAAGCCATGGCGGCGAACTATCCACAAGTGACGTGGGACAAGCAGCACATCGATATTCTGTGCGCGCGTTTCGTGTTGCAACCCAACCGCTTTGACGTGGTGGTGGCGTCTAACTTGTTTGGCGACATTCTGTCGGACCTGGGCCCGGCGTGTGCAGGCACTATCGGCATCGCGCCGTCGGCCAACCTTAACCCTGAGCGTAATTTCCCGTCGCTGTTCGAGCCGGTCCACGGCTCGGCACCGGACATTTACGGGCAAAATATTGCCAACCCGATTGCGATGATCTGGTCGGGCGCGCTGATGCTGGAATTTTTGGGCAAAGGTGATGAGCGCTATCAAGCCGCTCACGATGGCATTCTGCGCGCCATCGAGGACGTGATTGCCAGTGGTCCGAAAACACCGGATCTGGGTGGCAAGGCATCGACCCAACAAGTCGGTGAAGCCATCGCTGCTGCCTTGGCGTGA
- a CDS encoding LysR substrate-binding domain-containing protein produces the protein MDKTRFVNNLPNLEDLRVFVIVARRSSFAAAASELGASPAYVSKRIQLLEQNIGVRLLHRTTRRVAVTDDGERVYRWALHIFDAVEQMSDEVSALHQEPRGQLQIISSFGLGRRHVGPALSELSQRYPALDIRFDMFDRLVDLIEEGFDLDIRIGDNIAPNLIAKLLANNARVLCASPDYLQRHGEPRTLAELAGHECLVIKERDHPFGLWRLQGPEGEESVKVTGALSANHGEVVHQWAINGRGILLRSYWDVRDSLESGKLVHILQDYRQQANIWAVYTAPLANSAKIRVTVEYLRQYFSDRHPPTPQR, from the coding sequence ATGGATAAGACACGGTTTGTGAATAATCTGCCTAACCTCGAAGACCTGCGCGTCTTCGTCATCGTGGCCCGGCGTTCAAGCTTTGCCGCGGCGGCCAGCGAACTGGGCGCATCACCTGCCTACGTCAGCAAACGCATTCAACTGCTGGAACAAAACATCGGCGTACGTCTGCTGCACCGCACCACCCGCCGCGTGGCCGTGACCGACGACGGCGAGCGGGTCTATCGCTGGGCGCTGCATATATTCGATGCCGTTGAGCAGATGAGCGACGAAGTCTCGGCGTTGCACCAAGAACCACGTGGGCAATTACAAATCATCAGCAGTTTCGGCCTGGGGCGTCGCCATGTCGGCCCGGCGCTCTCAGAACTGTCGCAGCGCTACCCCGCGCTGGACATCCGCTTCGACATGTTCGACCGGCTGGTGGACCTGATCGAAGAAGGCTTCGACCTCGACATCCGGATTGGCGACAACATCGCCCCCAACCTCATCGCCAAACTGCTGGCCAACAACGCCCGCGTCCTGTGCGCCAGCCCCGACTACCTGCAACGCCACGGAGAACCGCGCACCTTGGCCGAACTCGCGGGCCATGAATGCCTGGTCATCAAAGAACGCGACCACCCGTTCGGCCTGTGGCGCCTGCAAGGGCCGGAAGGCGAAGAAAGCGTCAAAGTCACCGGCGCCCTCTCGGCCAACCACGGCGAAGTCGTCCACCAATGGGCGATTAATGGGCGAGGCATCCTGCTGCGCTCCTACTGGGACGTGCGCGACAGCCTGGAAAGCGGCAAATTGGTGCACATCCTCCAGGACTACCGACAGCAGGCAAACATCTGGGCCGTGTACACCGCCCCGCTGGCCAACTCCGCCAAAATCCGCGTCACCGTCGAGTATTTACGCCAGTACTTCAGCGACCGCCATCCGCCTACACCCCAGCGTTAG
- a CDS encoding tyrosine-type recombinase/integrase, whose product MSRTTAPLSDAACRLAKPTDRAYKLFDGDGLYLLVQPNGRKGWRLRYVKPDGREGLTSFGNYPVIGLADARRKRLEVKRMLADGVDPIETKHQAKAEAVIKGRTFESVALNWHAEMSAKWAPGHSKTVMNRLKTHVFPLIGARAIVDLDTHDLMQPLEAIKKRGTIDVALRVQNYLQSIMREAKRLRLITTNPAYDLEGLIKAPRVVHRPALPLSRLPELQERIDTYKGRALTRLTVMLSLHVFVRSSELRFARWSEFDLKRGTWEIPDTRPALEGVPFSTRGTKMAGDIHLVPLSPQAVALLEKIHALTGKFALVFAGDAKPWKPMSENTVNNALRTMGYDTKTDICGHGFRSMACSALIESGLWSETAIERQMSHKERNNVRAAYIHKAEFIEERRLIMNWWSRYLEANRQEHVTPHEFANQIGVNVSQLKVKRDLKN is encoded by the coding sequence ATGTCGCGCACCACAGCTCCGCTCTCCGACGCAGCTTGCCGCTTGGCAAAACCTACAGACCGCGCCTACAAGCTTTTCGACGGCGATGGCCTCTACCTCCTAGTCCAACCCAATGGCCGCAAAGGCTGGCGGCTCCGTTACGTCAAACCTGACGGACGCGAAGGACTAACCTCGTTCGGCAACTACCCCGTCATTGGCCTCGCTGATGCGCGCCGCAAGCGCTTGGAAGTCAAGCGAATGCTGGCGGATGGCGTTGATCCTATAGAGACCAAGCACCAAGCCAAGGCGGAAGCCGTAATCAAAGGCAGAACCTTTGAAAGCGTTGCGCTCAACTGGCATGCGGAAATGTCGGCCAAGTGGGCACCAGGCCATTCCAAGACAGTGATGAACCGCCTCAAAACCCACGTATTCCCGCTAATCGGCGCACGCGCCATTGTTGATCTCGACACCCATGACCTTATGCAGCCCTTGGAAGCGATCAAGAAGCGCGGAACGATCGACGTTGCTTTAAGGGTACAAAACTACCTGCAGAGCATTATGCGCGAGGCAAAACGCCTCCGGCTTATCACCACAAACCCTGCTTACGACCTCGAAGGCTTGATCAAAGCCCCGCGGGTGGTACATCGCCCCGCTCTACCCTTATCGCGACTGCCGGAACTACAGGAGCGGATCGACACCTATAAAGGCCGCGCACTTACCCGTCTGACGGTGATGCTATCGCTGCATGTGTTTGTACGATCCAGCGAACTGCGTTTCGCCCGCTGGAGCGAGTTCGACCTCAAGCGCGGCACCTGGGAGATACCGGACACTCGACCCGCGTTGGAGGGAGTACCCTTTTCCACAAGGGGTACGAAGATGGCAGGGGATATCCATTTAGTACCCTTATCGCCGCAAGCAGTGGCGCTACTCGAAAAAATCCATGCACTCACAGGCAAATTCGCATTGGTCTTCGCAGGGGATGCCAAACCCTGGAAGCCCATGTCCGAAAATACCGTGAACAACGCGCTTCGGACGATGGGATACGACACCAAAACCGATATCTGCGGGCATGGATTTCGTTCGATGGCCTGCAGCGCACTGATCGAGTCAGGATTGTGGTCGGAGACAGCCATTGAACGGCAGATGAGCCACAAGGAGCGCAACAACGTCCGCGCCGCTTACATCCACAAGGCCGAGTTCATCGAGGAGCGCAGGCTGATCATGAACTGGTGGAGTCGGTACCTGGAGGCCAACCGGCAGGAGCATGTCACTCCACACGAATTCGCGAATCAGATTGGAGTCAATGTCTCCCAACTAAAAGTAAAGCGTGATTTGAAAAACTGA
- a CDS encoding integrase domain-containing protein: MALVGRHDGRNFGYGRQLSYAGPQALKDMFGGGHYGTVKAHSDRWQAFVKWCRSELGPGINDARQVDRKVLANYAAYLRDLVGRGDLAISTAQNRLSSVNRTMAALRGDQCVKLPSPSKALGMQRTGVRHSVPQGQDHEQVKQIVDALCNHHQLRAAAIVLLARATGMRLREAILADLPRLSREAREFGKINIQDGTKGGRAGASAPRWITVDEKVRITLGFAEQVSPAGSHNLIAPSESYLSVLQKVVRPARDVLHAQNLKGFHELRAAYACERYEQITQHRAPINGGQCCQLDQRLDHEARRQISYELGHGRIDVVAAYIGGRA; this comes from the coding sequence ATGGCATTGGTGGGTAGACACGATGGCCGCAATTTCGGCTACGGCAGGCAATTGAGCTACGCAGGACCGCAGGCATTGAAAGACATGTTCGGCGGCGGCCACTACGGCACGGTCAAGGCGCATTCTGATCGGTGGCAGGCATTTGTGAAGTGGTGCCGATCCGAACTGGGGCCCGGTATCAATGATGCGCGGCAGGTTGATCGGAAGGTGTTGGCCAACTATGCGGCGTATCTCCGTGACCTGGTTGGGCGCGGTGACCTCGCCATCAGCACCGCGCAAAATCGGCTATCCAGCGTTAACAGGACCATGGCGGCGCTTCGCGGTGATCAGTGCGTGAAATTGCCAAGCCCGAGCAAGGCGTTGGGTATGCAGCGCACCGGGGTTCGACACTCGGTGCCGCAGGGCCAGGACCACGAACAGGTTAAGCAGATCGTCGATGCGCTTTGCAACCATCATCAGCTAAGGGCCGCCGCTATCGTTCTATTGGCGCGAGCCACCGGCATGCGCTTGCGTGAGGCCATCTTGGCGGATCTGCCACGATTAAGTCGGGAGGCTAGAGAATTCGGCAAGATCAACATCCAAGACGGCACCAAAGGCGGCCGTGCCGGTGCATCCGCTCCCCGCTGGATTACGGTGGATGAGAAAGTTCGAATAACGCTGGGATTTGCGGAGCAGGTATCGCCTGCGGGTAGCCACAACCTGATTGCGCCAAGCGAAAGTTACTTGAGTGTTCTGCAGAAAGTCGTCCGCCCGGCACGGGACGTCCTACATGCACAAAACCTCAAAGGCTTCCATGAGCTACGAGCGGCCTATGCATGTGAGCGCTATGAGCAAATCACCCAACACCGCGCGCCTATTAACGGTGGCCAATGCTGCCAGTTAGATCAGCGTCTTGATCATGAAGCCCGACGGCAAATCAGCTATGAACTGGGGCACGGTCGGATTGACGTAGTCGCTGCCTACATTGGGGGGCGGGCATGA
- a CDS encoding toll/interleukin-1 receptor domain-containing protein has protein sequence MSYTLDQVQSLQPIRQTIETRAAAQPDLRDVFLCHAWDDRQGAAKELHELLVAAGVKVWFSEKDLGLGVPMMRAIDKGLANSRIGLVLVTPALLARLPKESVADKELSTLLASNQLVPIVHNTTYDALRNVSPLLASRSGLDTAEDSMSVIAEKIAELVAF, from the coding sequence GTGTCATACACATTGGATCAGGTGCAATCACTTCAGCCAATTCGCCAGACCATCGAGACTCGAGCAGCGGCGCAACCTGACCTGCGTGACGTATTTCTGTGCCACGCGTGGGACGATCGGCAAGGGGCGGCCAAAGAGCTGCACGAGCTTCTAGTAGCTGCTGGTGTCAAGGTTTGGTTTAGCGAGAAGGATCTTGGGCTCGGTGTTCCGATGATGCGCGCCATCGACAAAGGCTTAGCAAATTCGCGAATTGGACTCGTGCTGGTAACTCCCGCGCTGTTGGCTCGCCTCCCCAAAGAAAGCGTTGCCGACAAAGAGCTTTCCACGCTCTTGGCGAGTAACCAACTAGTTCCCATCGTGCATAACACTACATACGACGCACTTCGCAATGTCAGCCCGTTACTCGCCTCCCGAAGCGGCCTGGACACCGCTGAAGATTCGATGTCGGTGATAGCTGAAAAGATTGCCGAGTTGGTCGCGTTCTAG
- a CDS encoding helix-turn-helix transcriptional regulator: MIDLSEYSQAQRERLVYIDFRLYFTGTVSRTDLMDRFGVGAAAATRDFAQYREIAPQNTELDTVTKHYVMRETFSPLVAHSPERVLTALSHGYGYGLDGEKPFILNESVLLLSKPKVEVLAPISRAISLNQVVKISYTSGSGKSEREIVPFAISCDGLRWHVRAYDRKRGKFVDFVLARIGSAQVQLGEKPLAKENQKNDDQWNRMLDLPLVPHPDKDCAQIMMCDYDMPDGVLRLRVRAAMAGYVLQQYHVDSSPDHSIKDKAYRLWLSDPLALYGVESSMFAPGYRNPNFDEAESDKVEGS; the protein is encoded by the coding sequence ATGATTGATTTGAGCGAATATAGCCAGGCGCAACGGGAGCGTCTGGTGTACATAGATTTCCGACTGTATTTCACGGGGACCGTTTCACGCACTGACCTCATGGATAGGTTCGGGGTGGGCGCGGCAGCTGCCACCCGTGATTTCGCGCAGTATCGAGAGATTGCTCCTCAGAACACTGAGCTCGACACTGTGACCAAGCACTACGTGATGCGCGAGACGTTCTCGCCTCTAGTCGCGCATTCGCCTGAGCGCGTGCTCACGGCTCTCTCCCATGGGTACGGATACGGTCTGGATGGAGAGAAGCCATTCATCCTAAATGAATCGGTTTTGCTGCTCAGCAAGCCGAAAGTAGAGGTTTTGGCGCCAATCTCGCGCGCAATCAGCCTCAACCAAGTGGTGAAAATCAGCTACACCTCGGGCTCGGGAAAATCTGAACGGGAAATTGTGCCGTTCGCTATCAGTTGCGACGGCTTGCGCTGGCACGTCCGCGCGTACGATCGTAAGCGCGGAAAGTTTGTGGACTTTGTTCTAGCTCGAATCGGATCTGCTCAAGTTCAACTGGGAGAAAAGCCACTCGCCAAAGAGAACCAGAAGAACGATGACCAGTGGAATCGAATGCTCGACCTCCCTCTTGTCCCTCATCCTGATAAGGATTGTGCACAGATTATGATGTGCGACTACGACATGCCTGACGGTGTCCTAAGGCTTCGAGTTCGTGCGGCCATGGCTGGGTACGTCTTGCAGCAGTACCACGTGGACTCCTCGCCTGACCACAGCATCAAAGACAAGGCCTACCGCCTATGGCTTAGCGATCCCTTGGCTCTGTACGGGGTGGAGAGCTCAATGTTTGCGCCCGGATACAGAAATCCAAATTTTGACGAGGCGGAAAGCGATAAAGTTGAAGGCAGCTAA
- a CDS encoding S-type pyocin domain-containing protein, whose product MKKNKPGDPFPNDDWFPSDDWQPRLPNGGASWAAWNPPSKPEPVYIAKDEWPSPKERTDQVFAKSCLSKNWCSTDAGTTTEPASHFGNVMVAGAMLLPDASTAIALALGADAGLGRMAGGGIMQQRMTWALRGAGGPASVFILGMLPTKMGDGTLHTDDQLRSMSRATTRVRFQFRRDAEGVLQVYGIHTGASGDDSVRTVQVKWNAAKTVLEAELNGITILWTPQNGRLGHMPPLVYPDDSGAQLGTILVHPIAENTDSQLEGLPGEDITTDDCILVFPADSGLTSLYVVFTKPVGGGDIKYHRPPLGLPAFPDAFPVKSKSSVQGGGAKRSRWKDRKGRIYEWDSKTAAIELYGKQGNHLGEFNHETGEQIDPAKPGRTTPK is encoded by the coding sequence ATGAAGAAGAATAAACCGGGCGACCCTTTTCCAAACGACGACTGGTTTCCAAGCGACGACTGGCAGCCACGACTTCCGAACGGTGGCGCTTCATGGGCAGCATGGAATCCCCCCTCCAAGCCAGAACCGGTCTACATCGCAAAAGATGAATGGCCATCCCCCAAAGAGCGAACAGATCAAGTCTTTGCCAAGTCCTGCCTCTCTAAAAACTGGTGCAGCACCGACGCTGGAACGACCACAGAACCCGCTTCACATTTCGGTAATGTCATGGTCGCTGGCGCCATGCTTTTGCCTGACGCATCCACTGCTATAGCGTTAGCTCTAGGCGCCGATGCCGGACTGGGTCGTATGGCCGGTGGCGGCATCATGCAACAGCGCATGACTTGGGCACTGCGCGGCGCTGGCGGACCTGCCAGCGTTTTTATACTCGGCATGCTGCCCACCAAAATGGGCGACGGCACACTGCACACTGACGACCAGCTACGCAGCATGAGCAGGGCCACCACGCGGGTGCGCTTTCAGTTCCGTCGCGATGCTGAAGGCGTGTTACAGGTGTACGGCATTCACACGGGCGCGTCAGGCGACGACTCGGTACGCACGGTGCAGGTTAAGTGGAATGCGGCAAAAACGGTGCTGGAAGCCGAGCTAAATGGCATCACTATTCTCTGGACACCACAGAATGGGCGCCTGGGTCACATGCCTCCGCTGGTCTACCCTGATGACAGCGGCGCGCAACTGGGCACTATTCTCGTGCATCCGATCGCAGAGAATACGGATAGTCAACTTGAAGGACTGCCTGGCGAAGACATTACAACCGACGACTGTATTCTGGTTTTCCCGGCAGACAGTGGACTGACGTCGCTGTATGTGGTGTTTACAAAGCCTGTTGGTGGCGGTGATATCAAATATCACAGGCCTCCATTAGGCTTGCCTGCATTCCCAGATGCTTTTCCAGTTAAATCCAAAAGCAGCGTCCAGGGTGGGGGAGCCAAACGCAGTCGCTGGAAAGACAGAAAAGGCCGTATTTACGAATGGGACAGCAAGACAGCTGCCATTGAGTTATACGGCAAGCAAGGCAATCACTTAGGCGAGTTCAATCACGAAACAGGCGAACAGATAGACCCGGCAAAGCCCGGCAGAACGACACCTAAATAA
- a CDS encoding pyocin S6 family toxin immunity protein has product MFLWISGFLKDDDEDDALKYDLTVQPEYEAAVMAILSWKNLAESPEGEWLLTNDQVKQLSIAIDEHLPMDLELYISVRG; this is encoded by the coding sequence ATGTTTTTATGGATCAGTGGATTTTTAAAGGACGATGATGAGGACGACGCTTTGAAATACGACCTAACCGTTCAACCTGAGTATGAAGCCGCTGTAATGGCAATTCTTAGCTGGAAAAACTTGGCCGAAAGCCCAGAAGGTGAATGGTTGCTGACGAACGACCAAGTAAAGCAGCTCAGTATCGCAATTGATGAGCATCTGCCAATGGACTTGGAGCTTTATATTAGTGTGAGAGGCTGA
- a CDS encoding pyocin S6 family toxin immunity protein, which yields MFLEITGFPAIGSDDSSIKFELDVPPEYESTVLDILGWKSLAAECDGELQLTSEQIRKISSAINEILPIDLELYIGVRA from the coding sequence ATGTTCTTAGAAATCACAGGTTTTCCCGCAATCGGTAGCGACGACAGCTCTATCAAGTTTGAACTAGATGTCCCTCCTGAATATGAATCAACAGTATTAGACATCCTTGGCTGGAAAAGCCTAGCTGCCGAATGCGATGGTGAGCTGCAACTAACCAGTGAACAAATCCGGAAAATTTCTTCAGCAATAAATGAGATTCTGCCAATAGATTTAGAGCTCTATATCGGTGTGCGGGCCTGA
- a CDS encoding helix-turn-helix domain-containing protein, producing MTIAAPSIKLSTLRQIAPYLGMRGVSPLEFFRRYGISPQVFQNPEAWIPRAACFHIANEMAAVTQDPFAGASVGHLIEVRSLGVWGEWVLGSTNLAQACALAAVHTDLLHQGSDVKIITEGRVTKLIHHFNGHHGADPKQVILGTLALLRKIPLMSGEPRAIRVHLKNPRERGDEALEEYLGPNLVMNAEYNMIEFDRELLEIPLQPGRDSAWKTTQALKSTADAADALVQQVADQELSKLVTISRKIGLSARTLQRRLEHCGIDFDALRDETRRSEAMQLIASARYSATEIAYMVGYSDPAHFTRAFKRWTGSPPSHYRTLLKQDR from the coding sequence ATGACGATTGCTGCGCCCTCGATAAAGCTCAGTACGCTTCGGCAAATTGCTCCTTATCTGGGGATGCGCGGGGTGTCGCCGCTGGAGTTTTTTCGGCGTTATGGGATTTCCCCGCAGGTGTTTCAAAACCCTGAAGCCTGGATTCCGCGCGCGGCCTGTTTTCATATTGCCAATGAGATGGCGGCGGTCACCCAAGACCCGTTTGCCGGGGCGTCGGTGGGGCATTTGATTGAGGTGCGTTCGCTCGGTGTCTGGGGCGAATGGGTGCTGGGCTCGACCAATCTTGCTCAGGCGTGTGCATTGGCGGCAGTGCATACGGATTTGCTGCATCAAGGCAGTGACGTGAAGATCATCACCGAAGGCCGGGTGACGAAGCTGATTCATCACTTTAACGGGCACCACGGGGCCGACCCGAAGCAGGTGATTTTGGGCACGCTGGCGCTGCTGAGAAAAATCCCGCTGATGTCCGGTGAGCCTCGTGCCATTCGTGTGCATCTGAAAAACCCGAGGGAGCGCGGCGATGAGGCGCTTGAGGAGTATCTGGGGCCGAATCTGGTGATGAACGCTGAGTACAACATGATCGAATTTGATCGTGAGTTGCTCGAGATTCCTCTACAGCCCGGTCGAGACAGTGCCTGGAAAACCACCCAAGCCTTGAAGTCAACCGCCGACGCCGCTGACGCGCTCGTCCAGCAGGTAGCGGATCAGGAACTGTCCAAACTTGTCACTATTTCAAGAAAAATTGGACTGTCGGCCCGGACACTGCAGCGGCGTCTCGAACATTGCGGCATCGACTTCGACGCATTACGTGACGAGACACGTCGCAGTGAAGCCATGCAATTGATTGCCAGCGCCCGATACAGCGCGACCGAAATTGCCTACATGGTCGGTTACAGCGATCCCGCGCACTTTACCCGCGCCTTCAAGCGTTGGACGGGCAGCCCGCCGTCGCACTATCGCACCCTCTTGAAACAAGACCGTTAA
- a CDS encoding DUF1254 domain-containing protein: MSPSSAVCILAMALAVVGSANAQSSPEAAIPVGVDNFARAESDLYLGKMVATGSLGRFVHSREAVPIDAQNVVRMNRDTLYSSAVFDLDAGPVTITLPEADGRFMSMAVINEDHYVPLVAYGAGRQTLTKESVGTRYVFVAVRTFFDPADRKDLEKVHALQDAMTVSQAKVGEFVVPKWDQTSQKKVREALEVLGSTIPDYNQSFGPKGTVNPIHHLIGTATGWGGNPAKDAIYLGGVMPQNDGHAVYRLKVGEVPVNGFWSVSVYNADGYFQKNPEDAYSLNNLTAKKSEDGSIVIQFGGCDAKIANCLPTTPGWNYTVRLYQPSEQLLNGQWSFPKPQLVAR; the protein is encoded by the coding sequence ATGTCCCCTTCATCCGCGGTCTGCATCCTTGCCATGGCGCTGGCAGTTGTTGGAAGTGCGAACGCTCAGTCATCCCCAGAGGCGGCGATACCGGTGGGTGTGGATAACTTTGCCCGTGCTGAGTCCGACCTTTATTTGGGGAAAATGGTGGCAACTGGCAGTTTGGGCCGGTTTGTTCACAGCCGCGAAGCCGTGCCCATCGACGCCCAAAATGTGGTCCGTATGAATCGGGACACGCTCTATTCGTCAGCGGTGTTCGATCTCGATGCAGGCCCCGTCACGATCACCTTGCCTGAAGCCGATGGGCGTTTCATGTCGATGGCGGTGATCAATGAAGATCACTACGTGCCCCTCGTCGCTTACGGCGCCGGCCGCCAGACACTGACCAAAGAGTCCGTCGGCACCCGTTATGTATTTGTGGCTGTGCGCACCTTCTTCGATCCCGCAGATCGTAAAGACCTTGAAAAGGTCCATGCACTGCAGGATGCAATGACGGTCAGCCAGGCCAAGGTTGGGGAGTTTGTAGTCCCTAAGTGGGATCAGACGAGCCAGAAAAAAGTGCGTGAGGCTCTGGAAGTCCTGGGTTCGACGATTCCTGACTACAACCAGTCCTTTGGCCCCAAGGGCACAGTCAATCCGATCCATCACTTGATCGGCACGGCCACGGGATGGGGCGGCAACCCGGCCAAGGACGCTATCTACCTGGGCGGCGTGATGCCGCAGAACGATGGGCACGCCGTTTACCGCCTGAAAGTTGGAGAAGTCCCGGTCAATGGTTTTTGGTCGGTCAGTGTTTATAACGCCGACGGTTACTTCCAGAAGAACCCCGAAGACGCCTATTCGCTGAACAACCTCACCGCCAAGAAAAGTGAGGACGGCTCGATTGTCATCCAGTTCGGCGGCTGCGACGCGAAGATCGCCAATTGCCTGCCTACCACGCCTGGCTGGAACTACACCGTCAGGCTTTATCAGCCGAGCGAACAACTACTGAATGGCCAATGGAGCTTCCCAAAGCCGCAGCTTGTCGCCCGCTAA
- a CDS encoding MipA/OmpV family protein, with translation MTTLGGSNFLKHPVTLMTGAMLTLAMVLPVYADDASEPSVTVGGGIGVGPLYEGSSHYAAFPSLKLKAVLPTQEWGTFSAAFPEGLRWDLPGLSPFGFALLIGYDQGRKERIHTLDGRDDYLRGMGNLDSTALVGAEAYWTLPAGRLFVRGLRSSDNRNYGGERLGHTAYLEAGFATAYALSSTLTLDSTLYGTWSNENDMMARFGVTAQQAARTQFEEYHPGGGMRDVTLKLGLTWQWQPQIALEGGIKTYALVSDARNSPLTGEKVGAGAYLNALYSF, from the coding sequence ATGACAACCCTCGGCGGTTCAAACTTTCTCAAGCATCCCGTGACACTCATGACAGGTGCAATGCTCACATTGGCGATGGTGCTGCCGGTCTACGCAGACGACGCCAGTGAGCCGTCCGTGACCGTGGGTGGCGGCATTGGTGTCGGCCCGCTGTACGAAGGTTCGTCGCACTACGCGGCGTTCCCGTCGCTGAAATTGAAGGCCGTGCTGCCGACCCAAGAATGGGGCACGTTTAGCGCGGCGTTCCCTGAGGGCTTGCGTTGGGACTTGCCGGGGTTGTCGCCTTTCGGGTTTGCGCTGTTGATCGGTTATGACCAAGGCCGCAAGGAAAGAATCCACACCCTGGACGGTCGTGATGACTATCTGCGGGGCATGGGCAACCTGGACAGCACTGCGCTGGTCGGGGCTGAAGCGTATTGGACGCTGCCAGCGGGCCGCCTGTTTGTTCGCGGCCTGCGCTCAAGCGATAACCGCAATTACGGGGGCGAGCGTCTGGGCCACACCGCGTACCTTGAAGCCGGTTTTGCCACGGCTTACGCGCTGTCTTCGACATTGACTCTGGACTCGACGCTGTACGGCACCTGGAGCAATGAGAACGACATGATGGCGCGCTTCGGCGTCACAGCTCAACAAGCGGCACGCACCCAATTCGAGGAATACCACCCGGGTGGCGGGATGCGCGACGTGACCTTGAAGCTGGGCCTCACCTGGCAATGGCAACCCCAAATCGCACTGGAAGGCGGGATCAAGACCTACGCCTTGGTCTCCGATGCTCGCAACAGCCCGCTCACAGGTGAAAAGGTGGGCGCAGGTGCCTATCTGAACGCGCTGTACTCGTTTTGA